One part of the Mycobacterium marinum genome encodes these proteins:
- a CDS encoding maleylpyruvate isomerase family mycothiol-dependent enzyme — protein MASRPLTELDKSDVLAGLFAVWDSIDALLDGLPEADWQAKSPLPGWDVKAVVAHLIGTESFLMGVAAPEPDVDVSALGHVRNPIGVMNEFWVRHLCGESGASLLERFRNVTEKRRKALTDLSNEEWNAATTTPAGPDSYGRFMRIRAFDCWMHEQDIRHALQQESSDEQLAGPASRLSLDEISTSMGFVVGKLAKAPEGSRVLFELTGPLTREIRVNVEGRAQVVDDFGGQEPTATIRMDGLQFTRLAGGRPKSPARSQDIEFGGDKDLAAHIVERLNFVI, from the coding sequence ATGGCCTCCCGACCCCTTACCGAACTCGATAAATCCGACGTATTGGCTGGGCTGTTCGCCGTGTGGGACTCCATCGACGCGCTGCTGGACGGGCTGCCCGAGGCCGACTGGCAGGCCAAGAGCCCGCTGCCGGGTTGGGATGTCAAGGCCGTCGTGGCGCACCTGATCGGGACCGAGTCTTTCCTGATGGGCGTCGCCGCGCCCGAGCCCGACGTCGACGTTTCCGCGCTGGGGCACGTGCGCAACCCCATCGGGGTGATGAACGAGTTCTGGGTGCGCCACCTGTGCGGGGAGTCCGGCGCCAGCCTGCTGGAACGTTTCCGCAACGTGACCGAGAAACGGCGCAAGGCTCTCACCGACCTTTCCAACGAAGAATGGAATGCCGCGACCACCACGCCGGCCGGACCCGACAGCTACGGGCGGTTCATGCGGATCCGTGCCTTCGACTGCTGGATGCACGAGCAGGACATCCGCCACGCGCTGCAGCAGGAATCGTCCGACGAGCAGCTTGCGGGGCCGGCTTCGCGCCTGTCCCTCGACGAGATCTCGACCTCGATGGGGTTTGTGGTCGGCAAGCTGGCCAAAGCTCCCGAGGGCTCACGCGTCCTATTCGAGCTGACCGGACCGCTGACCCGCGAGATCCGCGTCAACGTCGAGGGTCGTGCGCAGGTTGTCGACGACTTTGGGGGACAAGAACCGACCGCGACGATCCGGATGGACGGCCTGCAGTTCACTCGGCTTGCCGGTGGTCGCCCGAAGAGTCCGGCGCGCAGCCAGGACATCGAATTCGGCGGCGACAAGGACCTGGCCGCCCACATCGTCGAGCGTCTCAACTTCGTGATCTGA
- a CDS encoding tetratricopeptide repeat protein: protein MPGPAADQRDEAIHIASIHCDTGNYERAREVLRSSLAQNPNDPNLLAHLSRAEYLLGNYDNAAWSAYSALAAAPESEFAMRLYAVSLDQLGRSWDALCMAWRAVLAHPNEPLAHRTYASLLQKAWQLSNALYAIDQALRLDPGNVDAHILRGSILHDLRRIEESTEAYRAALALDPGNAEALNNLAINRLRRRKFAHALRGFLDAAGTDPTIGAVARRNIGVVLERVFRGVTVVAGVLAFFAAMVLKLNAKAQSTAGLRVVTGILTGVLIVGFIWMLRSAPRRVLASALREQRLTYLRVLHALLAVLVGAIATILAWPAGIIPVCGLLILSGLLLFWVGLSY from the coding sequence ATGCCAGGCCCCGCCGCCGATCAGCGCGACGAAGCCATCCACATCGCCAGCATCCACTGCGACACTGGGAATTACGAACGCGCCCGAGAGGTCTTGCGCAGTTCGTTGGCGCAAAATCCCAATGACCCGAACCTGTTGGCGCATCTGTCTCGGGCTGAATACCTGCTGGGCAACTACGACAATGCCGCGTGGAGCGCATACAGCGCATTGGCGGCCGCGCCCGAATCGGAATTCGCCATGCGGCTCTACGCGGTATCCCTCGATCAGCTGGGGCGCAGCTGGGACGCCCTGTGCATGGCGTGGCGGGCGGTGCTGGCTCATCCCAATGAGCCCCTGGCGCATCGGACTTACGCGAGCTTGTTACAGAAGGCCTGGCAATTGTCCAACGCGCTCTATGCCATCGACCAAGCGTTACGGCTCGATCCCGGCAATGTTGACGCACACATTCTGCGCGGCTCGATCTTGCACGACCTGCGCCGAATCGAGGAATCCACCGAGGCCTATCGAGCCGCGTTGGCGCTGGACCCAGGCAACGCCGAGGCGCTCAACAACCTGGCGATCAACCGGCTTCGTCGGCGCAAATTTGCGCACGCGCTGCGCGGGTTTCTCGATGCGGCAGGCACCGACCCGACCATCGGTGCGGTGGCCCGCCGGAACATCGGTGTGGTCCTGGAGCGGGTGTTTCGCGGGGTGACCGTCGTTGCCGGGGTGCTCGCGTTCTTCGCCGCCATGGTGCTGAAGCTGAACGCCAAGGCGCAGTCGACGGCGGGGCTGCGGGTGGTCACCGGAATTCTCACCGGGGTGCTGATCGTCGGGTTCATCTGGATGCTGCGCTCGGCGCCCCGTCGGGTACTGGCTTCGGCGTTGCGCGAACAGCGCCTGACCTATCTCCGGGTGCTGCACGCGCTACTGGCGGTGCTGGTCGGGGCGATTGCCACCATCTTGGCCTGGCCCGCCGGCATCATCCCGGTGTGCGGCCTGCTGATATTGAGCGGGCTGCTGTTGTTCTGGGTCGGCCTCAGCTACTGA
- a CDS encoding PecA family PE domain-processing aspartic protease yields the protein MAQLSVAPPWLVSAAQDLQSIGSTLAAANGAAAGPTTVLATAAADEVSTAIAALFAGHAREYHSLSGYFGAFNQQFVQALNSASGAYASAEAQSASLLQTVGRDVLGAINAPTEFLLGRPLIGNGADGTAANPNGGAGGLLIGNGGNGYSQTTPGLTGGTGGTAGLIGNGGSGGAGGSNAAGGPGGLGGWLYGNNGPAGTGSPVNASVPLYLDNNFPAVNVSINGGPSVPVLLDTGSAGLVVPIWDIGLQNLGLPTGFDVIRYGNGVNILYADFNTTVDFGSGAVTAPTSVQVGILPFPTSLQGLTLIAMGNGFGPTGHGVLGIGPNINAATGGHGNVVTTALPGQLNEGELINIPQGYMQFGPNTGTPITSVSGVPITTLDVQFGGYDPLGTYYPVTSIVDSGGNHGTIPGIILGTGQTSGVVPPGTVISISTNDNQTLLYSYTTTGTDSPVVTGNIPMNTGLLPFALGPVYISNSPSGVGTVVFNYPPP from the coding sequence GTGGCGCAACTGAGCGTGGCCCCACCGTGGTTGGTATCGGCAGCGCAGGATCTACAAAGCATCGGTTCGACTCTTGCAGCGGCCAATGGGGCCGCTGCCGGCCCAACCACCGTTCTCGCAACCGCTGCCGCCGACGAAGTATCAACGGCAATTGCAGCGCTATTTGCGGGGCACGCGCGCGAATATCATTCCCTGAGTGGGTATTTCGGCGCTTTTAACCAGCAGTTCGTGCAAGCGCTGAACTCGGCGTCCGGCGCATATGCCTCCGCTGAGGCACAGAGCGCGTCGCTGTTGCAGACGGTCGGACGCGACGTGCTGGGAGCCATCAATGCACCCACTGAATTCCTGCTCGGGCGCCCGCTTATCGGCAACGGCGCCGACGGCACCGCGGCCAACCCCAATGGCGGCGCCGGCGGCCTGCTCATCGGCAACGGCGGCAACGGCTACTCGCAAACCACTCCTGGCCTCACCGGCGGCACCGGAGGCACCGCCGGACTCATCGGCAACGGCGGATCCGGGGGTGCCGGAGGATCCAACGCGGCGGGCGGACCAGGAGGCCTCGGCGGCTGGCTATACGGCAACAACGGGCCCGCTGGCACCGGGTCACCGGTCAACGCATCTGTCCCGCTATACCTCGACAACAACTTTCCGGCGGTAAATGTCTCCATAAACGGCGGGCCCAGTGTGCCTGTGCTGCTTGACACCGGATCTGCTGGTCTTGTCGTCCCCATCTGGGACATCGGATTACAAAACCTCGGACTGCCCACCGGATTCGATGTGATTCGGTACGGCAACGGGGTCAACATCCTCTACGCCGATTTCAACACAACAGTGGACTTCGGCAGTGGGGCTGTGACTGCCCCGACCAGCGTTCAGGTCGGCATCCTCCCGTTCCCGACATCTCTGCAAGGCCTGACCCTGATTGCGATGGGGAACGGCTTCGGCCCGACGGGGCACGGCGTACTGGGCATCGGACCGAATATCAACGCCGCCACAGGAGGGCACGGCAACGTCGTGACCACGGCGCTGCCGGGTCAACTCAATGAGGGCGAACTGATTAACATTCCTCAGGGATACATGCAGTTCGGGCCCAACACAGGCACACCCATAACCTCGGTGAGCGGAGTACCGATCACCACCCTGGATGTCCAGTTCGGCGGTTATGACCCACTCGGCACCTACTATCCGGTCACCTCGATTGTTGATTCCGGCGGAAACCACGGGACGATTCCCGGGATCATTCTCGGGACCGGACAGACATCCGGAGTCGTCCCTCCGGGAACGGTTATCTCCATCTCCACGAACGACAATCAAACGCTGCTGTACTCCTACACCACGACCGGCACCGACAGCCCAGTAGTCACCGGAAACATTCCAATGAATACCGGGCTTCTGCCCTTCGCATTGGGCCCGGTGTACATCTCGAACAGTCCGAGCGGTGTTGGGACGGTGGTATTCAACTACCCACCGCCGTGA
- a CDS encoding ATP-binding protein — protein MTEDPVIRELSAAVERSPEVVELRLHLAALLADRGRHAEALGHCSAVLAKDAANAEALSLLQRCSAALAAPAEVVPAQQQQHAPDTAGFDWSKAEKQVADIIEPAFVEAPPDVVGEGDFDVVQRSQVRLADIAGMADAKQQLELSLLGPLRNPELMKAYKVSARGGLLLYGPPGCGKSYLAKAVSGELGASFYQVGIADVLHRWFGDSERSIRAVFDNARRNAPCVLFFDEVDALGHRRSALSGSAGLRTVVNSILEELDSAASSNDGVYVLGATNAPWDVDPALRRPGRFDRMIFVGLPDAEARAGIVRVHLRDRPVAGIDPRAIANRTEGFSGADLAHICDSATQIAMAESMRAGQVRPVTMADIDAAAAQIRPSTGPWFETARNVVEFANNDGTYDDLAKYLRRRKIR, from the coding sequence GTGACTGAAGACCCTGTGATTCGGGAGTTGTCCGCGGCGGTGGAGCGCAGCCCCGAGGTTGTCGAACTTCGGCTGCATCTGGCCGCGCTGTTGGCTGACAGGGGACGCCACGCGGAGGCGCTGGGGCATTGCAGTGCGGTACTTGCCAAGGATGCCGCCAATGCCGAGGCGCTGAGTCTGTTGCAGCGTTGCAGCGCGGCGTTGGCAGCGCCTGCCGAGGTGGTGCCGGCGCAACAGCAACAGCACGCTCCCGACACTGCCGGCTTTGACTGGTCCAAGGCGGAAAAACAGGTCGCCGACATCATCGAGCCCGCATTCGTGGAGGCGCCCCCGGACGTGGTCGGCGAGGGCGACTTCGACGTGGTGCAGCGCAGCCAGGTCCGGTTGGCCGATATCGCCGGTATGGCCGATGCCAAACAGCAACTGGAGCTTTCGCTGCTTGGGCCGCTACGCAACCCCGAGCTGATGAAGGCGTACAAGGTCTCCGCACGCGGTGGCCTGTTGTTATACGGCCCGCCCGGTTGTGGGAAAAGCTATCTGGCCAAGGCGGTTTCGGGGGAGCTGGGTGCCAGCTTCTACCAGGTGGGAATCGCAGATGTGCTGCATCGCTGGTTCGGGGATAGTGAGCGCAGCATCCGCGCGGTCTTCGACAATGCCCGCCGCAACGCTCCGTGCGTGCTGTTCTTCGACGAAGTGGACGCGTTGGGGCATCGGCGTTCCGCGCTCAGCGGCAGCGCGGGGTTGCGCACGGTGGTCAACTCCATTCTCGAAGAACTCGACTCGGCGGCGTCCTCCAACGATGGCGTCTATGTGCTCGGAGCGACCAATGCGCCCTGGGACGTCGACCCGGCGCTGCGTCGGCCCGGCCGTTTCGATCGGATGATCTTTGTCGGGTTGCCCGACGCCGAAGCCAGGGCGGGGATCGTCCGCGTTCATCTGCGGGATCGGCCGGTCGCGGGGATCGACCCCCGGGCGATCGCCAACCGCACCGAAGGGTTTTCCGGCGCAGACCTGGCGCACATCTGTGACAGCGCAACCCAGATAGCGATGGCCGAATCGATGCGTGCCGGACAGGTTCGTCCGGTGACGATGGCAGACATCGACGCGGCCGCCGCACAGATCCGCCCCAGCACTGGACCCTGGTTCGAGACCGCGCGCAATGTCGTCGAATTCGCCAACAACGACGGAACCTACGACGACCTGGCAAAGTATCTGCGCCGTAGAAAGATTCGGTGA